In Leptolyngbya sp. KIOST-1, one DNA window encodes the following:
- a CDS encoding DUF6930 domain-containing protein, translating to MTRLNRITLDRLKRLPRVASVWEGDRRSVGGFMDDEGGLRQRHSETSDCILWVDSSHGAVRGLTIVPSSSGYEPVVRTLLQAIESPQGNLPPARPQKIVVSDREIQFYLRGALQGLDIAIDYAPELPLIDELFNALQQSAEMAEAELPPRYAEAMIDKAMEIWELAPWNTLNEQQVLAVELNAWDIDTLYVSMLGMGGVEYGLLMYRSLDSLKQFRQRVLMGQQSSKQMQEAFLEQDCLFLNFELFDDEPFGDGLQPASWLGNAPEAVQPDFGSIHPLEGMRSQLADEEGATFLVAMEAIQRFVSRYRAQLEKPPLKALKGSYKIPNPERNGSALPLKVTVRTLPDVTEELMAETDQALDGASGPTGLVNFPVLRDDYVPEGAIIILTQFRQQLLDNLRHDPAVTFQSQGTLKILKGTADGPDLPVVLIQTSRPKAKTLIQQLQQAQGVQAVCFNPGSDPFSGEAFELGLLQTGDGELHLFAEYETTGSTDRRLLERWNTWQHDCNGACAVIIASGITGNSKGNPAMKDILAVFEARCKTPKELNLPPLMLQYAAEWELD from the coding sequence ATGACCCGACTGAACCGCATCACCCTAGATCGCCTCAAGCGGCTGCCTCGCGTGGCCAGCGTTTGGGAGGGCGATCGCCGTTCGGTCGGCGGGTTCATGGATGACGAAGGCGGCCTGCGCCAGCGCCACAGCGAAACCAGCGACTGCATTCTCTGGGTGGACAGCAGCCACGGGGCGGTGCGGGGGCTGACCATTGTGCCCAGCAGCAGCGGCTACGAACCGGTGGTCCGGACGCTGCTTCAGGCGATCGAGTCGCCCCAGGGCAACCTGCCCCCGGCCCGGCCCCAAAAGATTGTGGTCAGCGATCGCGAAATTCAGTTTTACCTGCGCGGTGCCCTGCAGGGGCTCGACATCGCGATCGACTACGCCCCCGAGCTGCCCCTGATTGACGAACTGTTTAACGCCCTCCAGCAGTCCGCCGAGATGGCCGAGGCCGAGCTGCCCCCCCGCTACGCCGAGGCCATGATCGACAAGGCCATGGAAATTTGGGAGCTGGCCCCCTGGAACACCCTCAACGAGCAGCAGGTGCTGGCGGTCGAGCTGAATGCCTGGGACATTGACACCCTCTACGTGTCGATGCTGGGCATGGGCGGCGTGGAGTACGGTCTGCTGATGTACCGCTCCCTCGACTCGCTGAAGCAGTTTCGGCAGCGGGTGCTGATGGGGCAGCAGTCGTCCAAGCAGATGCAGGAGGCGTTTTTAGAGCAGGACTGCCTGTTTCTCAACTTTGAGCTGTTTGACGACGAGCCCTTTGGCGATGGGTTGCAGCCCGCGAGCTGGTTGGGCAATGCCCCCGAAGCCGTACAGCCCGACTTTGGCAGCATTCACCCCCTGGAGGGCATGCGCAGCCAGCTCGCCGACGAAGAGGGGGCCACCTTTTTGGTGGCGATGGAGGCGATTCAGCGCTTTGTCAGCCGTTACCGGGCCCAGCTCGAAAAGCCCCCCCTCAAAGCCCTCAAGGGCAGCTACAAAATTCCCAACCCGGAGCGTAACGGCAGCGCCTTGCCGCTGAAGGTGACGGTCAGAACCCTGCCCGATGTCACCGAAGAACTGATGGCCGAGACCGACCAGGCCCTGGACGGAGCCAGCGGCCCCACCGGACTGGTCAATTTCCCCGTGCTGCGCGACGACTACGTACCCGAAGGGGCAATCATCATCCTGACCCAGTTTCGACAGCAGCTGCTCGACAACCTGCGCCACGACCCGGCGGTGACCTTTCAGTCCCAGGGCACCCTCAAGATTCTCAAGGGAACCGCCGACGGGCCTGACTTGCCCGTGGTGCTGATTCAGACCTCGCGGCCCAAGGCCAAAACCCTGATTCAGCAGCTGCAGCAGGCCCAGGGGGTGCAGGCGGTGTGCTTTAACCCCGGCAGTGACCCCTTCAGCGGCGAAGCCTTTGAGCTGGGGCTGCTGCAAACCGGCGACGGCGAGCTGCACCTGTTCGCCGAGTACGAAACCACCGGCAGTACCGATCGCCGTCTGCTGGAGCGCTGGAATACCTGGCAGCACGACTGTAACGGGGCCTGCGCCGTGATCATCGCCAGCGGCATTACCGGCAACAGCAAGGGCAACCCCGCCATGAAGGACATTCTGGCGGTGTTTGAGGCCCGCTGCAAAACCCCCAAAGAGTTGAACCTGCCGCCGCTGATGCTTCAGTACGCGGCGGAGTGGGAGCTGGATTAG
- a CDS encoding VOC family protein translates to MGGAAGGGSLGCSGAFVALASERFEPLVAFYSALLDQEARPYQRDRYGEFQLPGLRLAIFKPKADQTAQFQDPTSGGFSLCLEVVDLAAAIAHLTELGYPPPGPVMTASHGREVYAYDPDGNRLILHQSSTQRF, encoded by the coding sequence GTGGGCGGTGCTGCAGGCGGTGGATCCCTGGGCTGTAGCGGTGCCTTTGTGGCCCTGGCCAGCGAGCGGTTTGAACCCCTCGTCGCCTTCTACAGCGCCCTGCTGGACCAGGAGGCCCGTCCCTACCAGCGCGATCGCTATGGGGAGTTTCAGCTGCCGGGGCTGAGGCTGGCGATTTTTAAGCCCAAAGCCGACCAGACTGCTCAATTTCAGGATCCCACCAGCGGCGGGTTCAGTCTCTGCCTGGAGGTGGTGGATCTGGCGGCGGCGATCGCTCACCTGACCGAGCTGGGCTATCCGCCCCCCGGCCCAGTCATGACCGCCTCCCACGGGCGCGAGGTCTACGCCTACGACCCCGATGGCAACCGCCTGATTCT